Proteins from a single region of Starkeya sp. ORNL1:
- the aroQ gene encoding type II 3-dehydroquinate dehydratase yields the protein MPDTIHVINGPNLNLLGTREPEVYGRATLADVEDACREACARHGLELVFRQSNHEGELVTLLQEARGSLGVVLNAAAYTHTSIALADAIKAVGLNVVEVHLSNVFAREAFRHHSYISPVARGVICGLGIDGYRLAIDALAPRRAM from the coding sequence ATGCCCGACACCATCCATGTCATCAACGGACCGAATTTGAACCTGCTCGGCACGCGCGAGCCGGAGGTCTATGGCCGGGCCACGCTGGCCGATGTGGAAGATGCCTGCCGCGAAGCCTGCGCACGGCACGGGCTCGAGCTGGTGTTCCGCCAGAGCAATCATGAAGGCGAGCTCGTCACCCTCCTCCAGGAGGCGCGCGGCTCGCTCGGCGTGGTGCTCAACGCCGCCGCCTATACCCACACATCCATTGCGCTGGCGGATGCGATCAAGGCCGTCGGCCTCAATGTCGTCGAAGTGCACCTATCCAACGTCTTCGCCCGCGAAGCCTTCCGTCACCATTCCTACATTTCGCCGGTCGCCCGTGGGGTGATCTGCGGTCTCGGGATCGACGGCTACCGGCTCGCCATCGACGCGCTCGCCCCGCGACGCGCCATGTGA
- the accB gene encoding acetyl-CoA carboxylase biotin carboxyl carrier protein, whose product MMKTNKPEIDPALVREIANLLSESDLTEIEVQREDLRIRVVRQPPTLVAAAPYAVAAAPATAPAAAPAPVVTAEAADPAKHPGVVPSPMVGTAYLGPDPGARPFIEVGAVVKEGQTLLIVEAMKTMNAIPAPRAGTVTRILVTNAQPVEYGEPLLIIE is encoded by the coding sequence ATGATGAAAACCAACAAGCCGGAAATCGACCCTGCGCTGGTGCGCGAGATCGCCAATCTGCTCTCCGAGAGCGACCTCACCGAGATCGAGGTGCAGCGCGAGGATCTGCGCATCCGTGTCGTGCGCCAGCCGCCGACCCTGGTGGCAGCGGCGCCTTATGCGGTTGCGGCCGCGCCGGCCACGGCCCCGGCTGCTGCGCCCGCCCCGGTGGTCACCGCGGAAGCGGCCGATCCGGCCAAGCATCCCGGCGTCGTGCCCTCACCCATGGTCGGCACCGCCTATCTCGGCCCGGATCCCGGCGCCCGCCCCTTCATCGAGGTCGGCGCCGTGGTGAAGGAAGGCCAGACCCTGCTCATCGTCGAAGCCATGAAGACGATGAACGCCATTCCTGCCCCCCGCGCCGGCACGGTGACGCGAATCCTCGTCACCAATGCGCAGCCGGTCGAATATGGCGAGCCGCTGCTGATCATCGAGTGA
- a CDS encoding cold-shock protein, which translates to MADTGTVKWFNEQKGYGFIQPDSGGKDVFVHISAVQRSGLQGLRDGEKISFELQTDQRSGKTSAVNLRTI; encoded by the coding sequence ATGGCTGATACCGGCACCGTGAAGTGGTTCAACGAGCAGAAGGGTTACGGCTTCATCCAGCCGGACAGCGGCGGCAAGGACGTCTTCGTCCATATCAGTGCGGTTCAGCGTTCTGGCCTGCAGGGCCTGCGCGACGGCGAGAAGATCTCGTTCGAGCTGCAGACCGACCAGCGTTCCGGCAAGACGTCAGCCGTCAACCTGCGCACGATCTGA
- the aat gene encoding leucyl/phenylalanyl-tRNA--protein transferase, with translation MSRPRDHQVEITPEVLLKAYACGIFPMAESAEDPGLYWIEPERRGVIPLHGFHIPDRLARTVRSDRFEIRVDHDFDAVMDGCAAPAPGRTKTWINARIRKLYCDLHARGFCHSVEAWEDGKLVGGLYGVRLGRAFFGESMFHTSRDASKVALVHLVARLRKGGFALLDTQFITDHLRSFGAVEVTRRQYTRLLAQALDGEGNFYCWPPGEAICGAVCLQSISQTS, from the coding sequence ATGTCCCGCCCGCGCGATCATCAGGTCGAGATCACTCCGGAAGTGCTGCTGAAGGCCTATGCCTGCGGCATCTTCCCGATGGCCGAGAGCGCGGAAGATCCCGGCCTCTACTGGATCGAGCCGGAGCGGCGCGGCGTCATTCCGCTGCATGGCTTCCACATCCCCGACCGGCTGGCCCGCACCGTACGCTCCGACCGTTTCGAGATCCGCGTCGATCATGATTTCGACGCGGTGATGGATGGCTGCGCGGCGCCCGCCCCCGGACGCACCAAGACCTGGATCAATGCCCGCATCCGCAAGCTCTATTGCGACCTGCATGCGCGCGGCTTCTGCCACTCGGTCGAGGCGTGGGAAGACGGCAAGCTGGTCGGCGGGCTCTATGGGGTGCGGCTCGGGCGCGCCTTCTTCGGCGAGAGCATGTTCCACACCTCGCGCGACGCCTCGAAGGTGGCGCTGGTGCATCTGGTGGCACGGCTGCGCAAAGGCGGCTTCGCGCTGCTCGACACCCAGTTCATCACCGACCATCTGCGCAGCTTCGGCGCGGTCGAGGTGACGCGGCGGCAATACACCCGGCTGCTGGCGCAGGCGCTCGACGGCGAAGGCAATTTCTATTGCTGGCCGCCGGGCGAGGCGATCTGCGGCGCGGTCTGCTTGCAGTCGATCAGCCAGACATCATAG
- a CDS encoding vitamin B12-dependent ribonucleotide reductase, whose protein sequence is MRIERRYTKAGRSPYADIAFRTVTSEIRNPDGSIVFRQDGIEVPEHFSQVASDILAQKYFRKAGVPARLKRVEEETVPSFLWRGTADTKALASLAEKDRYVGEHLSTQVFDRLAGTWTYWGWKGGYFDSEEDAHAFYDEHRYMLAMQMAAPNSPQWFNTGLHWAYGIDGPSQGHFYVDYITGKLVRSKTSYEHPQPHACFIQSVSDDLVNEGGIMDLWVREARLFKYGSGTGSNFSALRGEGERLSGGGRSSGLMSFLKIGDRAAGAIKSGGTTRRAAKMVVVDVDHPDIETYVDWKVKEEQKVAALVAGSKLLSRHMKAVMKACVNCEGEGEDCFDPEKNPALKREIRAAKKAQVPESYIRRVIQFARQGYKDIDIPVYDTDWDSEAYLTVAGQNSNNSVRVEDGFLDAVAADADWNLTARTSGKVTKTLKARDLWEKIGHAAWACADPGIQFHTTINDWHTCPAAGPINASNPCSEYMFLDDTACNLASMNLLQFREADGRFNVESYEHACRLWTVVLEISILMAQFPSKEIAQLSYEYRTLGLGYANIGGLLMTSGIPYDSPAGRAYCGALTAIMTGVSYATSAEMAKELGAFPGYAPNAEHMLRVIRNHRRAAYGEAAGYEKLATAPVPLDHASCPDAILIDHAKAAWDKALALGAEHGYRNAQTTLLAPTGTIGLVMDCDTTGIEPDFALVKFKKLAGGGYFKIINRAVPEALRTLGYSESQLAEIEVYAVGHGSITQAPAINHSTLRTKGFDDAMLAKVDASVKAAFDIKFVLNRWTLGDEALAKLGVPADKLADPAFDLLSFLGFSKKDVEAANIHVCGAMTLEGAPFLKLEHYPVFDCANPCGRIGKRYLSVDSHIHMMAAAQPFLSGAISKTINMPNEASVEDCKEAYLLSWRLALKANALYRDGSKLSQPLNSQLIADDEDEEDAVEALIEKPAAARTVQVTEKIVEKIVERIVAIHDRERMPDRRKGYTQKAVVGGHKVYLRTGEYDDGRLGEIFIDMHKEGAALRSFINNFAISVSLGLQYGVPLEEYVDAFTFTRFEPAGPVQGNDTIKYATSILDYIFRELAVSYLGRNDLGHVEPAESAFDALGKGVEEGKPVGAPASRMVSKGLTRGKSVGLMVVPSPVAGGETRSVGGASVTALRGGLTQGATALKPSVEEEAVETADLPWSAPAPAANPTKAEARAIAKAKGYEGEACPECQNFTMVRNGTCLKCETCGSTTGCS, encoded by the coding sequence ATGCGCATCGAGCGCCGCTACACCAAGGCAGGCCGTTCTCCTTATGCGGACATCGCGTTCCGCACCGTGACCAGCGAGATCCGCAACCCGGACGGCTCCATCGTCTTCCGGCAGGACGGGATCGAGGTGCCCGAGCACTTCTCCCAGGTCGCCAGCGACATCCTCGCCCAGAAGTACTTCCGCAAGGCCGGCGTGCCGGCGCGGCTGAAGCGCGTCGAGGAGGAGACCGTCCCGTCCTTCCTGTGGCGCGGCACCGCCGACACCAAGGCGCTCGCCTCGCTCGCCGAGAAGGACCGCTATGTCGGCGAGCATCTCTCCACCCAGGTGTTCGACCGGCTGGCCGGCACCTGGACCTATTGGGGCTGGAAGGGCGGCTATTTCGACAGCGAGGAAGATGCCCACGCCTTCTATGACGAGCACCGCTACATGCTCGCCATGCAGATGGCCGCGCCCAACTCGCCGCAATGGTTCAATACCGGCCTGCACTGGGCCTATGGCATCGACGGTCCGAGCCAGGGCCACTTCTATGTCGACTACATCACCGGCAAGCTGGTCCGCTCCAAGACCTCCTATGAGCATCCGCAGCCGCACGCCTGCTTCATCCAGTCGGTCTCCGACGACCTGGTGAACGAGGGCGGCATCATGGACCTTTGGGTGCGCGAGGCGCGCCTGTTCAAATACGGCTCCGGCACCGGCTCCAACTTCTCCGCGTTGCGCGGCGAGGGCGAGCGGCTCTCCGGCGGCGGGCGCTCCTCCGGCCTGATGAGCTTCCTGAAGATCGGCGATCGTGCCGCCGGCGCCATCAAGTCGGGCGGCACCACGCGCCGTGCCGCCAAGATGGTGGTGGTCGATGTCGACCATCCGGACATCGAGACCTATGTCGACTGGAAGGTGAAGGAGGAGCAGAAGGTCGCTGCCCTCGTCGCCGGCTCGAAGCTGCTCTCCCGCCACATGAAGGCGGTGATGAAGGCCTGCGTGAATTGCGAAGGCGAGGGCGAGGATTGCTTCGACCCCGAGAAGAACCCGGCGCTCAAGCGCGAGATCCGCGCCGCCAAGAAGGCGCAGGTGCCGGAGAGCTATATCCGCCGCGTCATCCAGTTCGCCCGCCAGGGCTACAAGGACATCGACATCCCGGTCTATGACACCGACTGGGATTCCGAGGCGTATCTCACCGTCGCCGGCCAGAACTCCAACAATTCGGTGCGCGTCGAGGACGGCTTCCTCGATGCGGTGGCCGCCGATGCCGACTGGAACCTCACCGCCCGCACCTCGGGCAAGGTGACGAAGACGCTGAAGGCCCGCGACCTGTGGGAGAAGATCGGCCACGCCGCGTGGGCCTGCGCCGATCCCGGCATCCAGTTCCACACCACCATCAATGACTGGCACACCTGCCCGGCGGCAGGGCCGATCAACGCCTCGAATCCGTGCTCGGAGTACATGTTCCTCGACGACACGGCGTGCAACCTCGCCTCGATGAACCTCTTGCAGTTCCGCGAGGCGGACGGGCGCTTCAATGTCGAGAGCTATGAGCATGCCTGCCGGCTGTGGACGGTGGTGCTCGAAATCTCGATCCTGATGGCGCAGTTCCCCTCGAAGGAGATTGCGCAGCTCTCCTATGAGTACCGCACCCTCGGCCTCGGCTACGCCAATATTGGCGGCCTGCTGATGACTTCGGGCATCCCCTATGACTCGCCCGCCGGCCGCGCCTATTGCGGCGCGCTGACCGCGATCATGACCGGCGTATCCTATGCCACCTCCGCCGAGATGGCGAAGGAACTCGGCGCTTTCCCCGGCTATGCGCCGAATGCGGAGCACATGCTGCGCGTCATCCGCAACCATCGCCGCGCCGCCTATGGCGAGGCTGCCGGCTATGAGAAGCTGGCGACCGCGCCGGTGCCGCTCGACCACGCCTCCTGCCCGGACGCCATCCTGATCGACCATGCCAAGGCGGCGTGGGACAAGGCGCTCGCGCTCGGCGCCGAGCATGGCTACCGCAATGCGCAGACCACGCTGCTGGCGCCGACCGGCACCATCGGCCTGGTGATGGATTGCGACACCACCGGCATCGAGCCCGACTTCGCGCTGGTGAAGTTCAAGAAGCTGGCCGGCGGCGGCTACTTCAAGATCATCAACCGCGCCGTGCCGGAGGCGCTGCGGACGCTCGGCTACAGCGAAAGCCAGCTCGCCGAGATCGAGGTCTATGCGGTCGGCCATGGCTCGATCACCCAGGCCCCGGCGATCAACCACTCGACGCTGCGCACCAAGGGCTTCGACGACGCCATGCTGGCCAAGGTCGATGCCAGCGTGAAGGCCGCCTTCGACATCAAGTTCGTGCTGAACCGCTGGACGCTCGGCGACGAGGCGCTGGCCAAGCTCGGCGTGCCCGCCGACAAGCTGGCCGATCCGGCCTTCGACCTCCTGTCCTTCCTCGGCTTCTCGAAGAAGGATGTCGAGGCCGCCAACATCCATGTCTGCGGGGCGATGACGCTGGAAGGCGCGCCGTTCCTCAAGCTCGAGCACTATCCGGTGTTCGATTGCGCCAATCCGTGCGGGCGCATCGGCAAGCGCTATCTCTCGGTGGACAGCCACATCCACATGATGGCGGCGGCGCAGCCCTTCCTCTCGGGCGCCATCTCCAAGACCATCAACATGCCGAACGAGGCGAGCGTCGAGGACTGCAAGGAGGCGTATCTGCTCTCCTGGCGCCTGGCGCTCAAGGCCAACGCGCTCTATCGCGACGGCTCCAAGCTGTCGCAGCCGCTGAACTCGCAACTCATCGCCGACGACGAAGACGAGGAGGACGCGGTCGAGGCTCTGATCGAGAAGCCGGCGGCGGCGCGCACCGTGCAGGTGACGGAGAAGATCGTCGAGAAGATCGTGGAGCGCATCGTTGCGATCCATGACCGCGAGCGCATGCCGGACCGCCGCAAGGGCTATACCCAGAAGGCGGTGGTCGGCGGCCACAAGGTCTATCTGCGCACCGGCGAATATGATGATGGCCGGCTCGGCGAGATCTTCATCGACATGCACAAGGAAGGCGCGGCGCTACGCTCCTTCATCAACAACTTCGCCATCTCGGTGTCGCTCGGCCTGCAATATGGCGTGCCGCTGGAAGAATATGTCGACGCCTTCACCTTCACCCGCTTCGAACCCGCGGGGCCGGTGCAGGGCAACGACACCATCAAGTACGCCACCTCGATCCTCGACTACATCTTCCGCGAGCTTGCGGTGTCCTATCTCGGCCGCAACGATCTCGGCCATGTCGAGCCGGCCGAGTCCGCCTTCGACGCGCTGGGCAAGGGCGTCGAGGAAGGCAAGCCGGTGGGCGCACCGGCCTCGCGCATGGTCTCCAAGGGCCTGACGCGCGGCAAGTCGGTGGGGCTGATGGTGGTGCCGAGCCCGGTGGCCGGCGGCGAGACCCGCTCGGTGGGCGGCGCCAGCGTCACCGCGCTGCGCGGCGGCCTGACCCAGGGCGCGACGGCCTTGAAGCCGAGCGTCGAGGAAGAGGCCGTTGAGACCGCGGACCTGCCCTGGTCCGCTCCGGCCCCGGCGGCGAACCCGACCAAGGCGGAGGCCCGCGCCATCGCCAAGGCCAAGGGCTATGAAGGCGAAGCCTGCCCCGAGTGCCAGAACTTCACCATGGTGCGGAACGGCACCTGCCTGAAGTGCGAGACCTGTGGGTCAACGACGGGCTGTTCGTGA
- the accC gene encoding acetyl-CoA carboxylase biotin carboxylase subunit, with the protein MFGKILIANRGEIALRVLRACKELGIATVAVHSTADADAMHVKLADESVCIGPPTAKDSYLNIPNLLAACEITGADAVHPGYGFLAENARFAEILIDHGVQFIGPKPEHIRIMGDKIEAKRTAKKLGIPCVPGSEGGVSSDEEARKVAAEIGFPVLVKAAAGGGGRGMKVARSAEELASALYTARSEARNAFGDDSVYLEKYLSTPRHIEIQVLGDGRGNAVHLGERDCSLQRRHQKVWEEAPSPTITPEQRAEIGETVASAMREMKYLGAGTVEFLYEQGRFYFIEMNTRIQVEHPVTEAITGIDLINEQIRVAAGEPLDITQDDIVLKGHAIEVRVNAEHPRTFRPSPGKVTNWHVPGGPGVRVDSAVYQGYSIPPFYDSLAGKLIVTARTRAECLMRLRRALDEFVVDGIETTLPLFRELVHNDDIIRGAYDIHWLEHFLAEGEPGS; encoded by the coding sequence ATGTTCGGCAAGATCCTGATTGCCAATCGCGGCGAGATCGCTCTGCGGGTGCTGCGCGCCTGCAAGGAGCTCGGCATCGCCACCGTCGCGGTGCACTCCACGGCGGACGCCGACGCCATGCACGTCAAGCTCGCCGATGAGAGCGTGTGCATCGGTCCGCCGACCGCCAAGGACAGCTACCTCAACATCCCGAACCTGCTGGCCGCCTGCGAGATCACCGGCGCCGATGCGGTGCATCCGGGTTATGGCTTCCTCGCCGAGAATGCCCGTTTCGCGGAAATCCTGATCGACCACGGCGTGCAGTTCATCGGGCCGAAGCCCGAGCACATCCGCATCATGGGCGACAAGATCGAGGCGAAGCGGACCGCCAAGAAGCTCGGCATACCCTGCGTGCCGGGTTCGGAAGGCGGCGTCTCCTCCGACGAGGAGGCGCGCAAGGTCGCCGCCGAGATCGGCTTCCCGGTGCTGGTGAAGGCTGCGGCCGGCGGCGGCGGGCGTGGCATGAAGGTGGCCCGCTCGGCCGAGGAGCTGGCTTCCGCGCTCTATACGGCCCGTTCCGAGGCGCGCAACGCCTTCGGCGATGATTCGGTCTATCTGGAGAAGTATCTCAGCACGCCGCGACACATCGAGATCCAGGTGCTGGGCGACGGGCGCGGCAATGCCGTCCATCTCGGCGAGCGCGACTGCTCGCTGCAGCGCCGGCACCAGAAGGTGTGGGAGGAAGCCCCCTCCCCGACCATCACGCCGGAGCAGCGCGCCGAGATCGGCGAGACCGTGGCCAGCGCCATGCGCGAGATGAAGTATCTCGGCGCCGGCACGGTCGAGTTCCTGTACGAGCAGGGTCGCTTCTATTTCATCGAGATGAACACCCGCATCCAGGTGGAGCATCCGGTGACCGAGGCCATCACCGGCATCGACCTGATCAACGAGCAGATCCGCGTCGCCGCCGGCGAGCCGCTCGACATCACCCAGGACGACATCGTGCTGAAGGGCCACGCCATCGAGGTGCGGGTGAATGCGGAGCATCCGCGCACCTTCCGCCCCTCGCCGGGCAAGGTCACCAATTGGCACGTGCCGGGCGGGCCGGGCGTGCGTGTCGATTCGGCGGTCTATCAGGGCTATTCCATCCCGCCCTTCTATGACAGCCTCGCCGGCAAGCTGATCGTCACCGCCCGCACCCGTGCCGAATGCCTGATGCGGCTGCGCCGTGCGCTCGACGAGTTCGTGGTCGACGGCATCGAGACCACGCTGCCGCTGTTCCGCGAGCTGGTGCATAACGACGACATCATACGCGGCGCCTACGACATCCACTGGCTGGAGCACTTCCTCGCCGAAGGCGAGCCGGGGAGCTAA
- a CDS encoding cold-shock protein: MSTETGTVKWFNDQKGYGFIQPDNGGKDVFVHISAVQRSGLQGLRDGEKISFELQTDQRSGKTAAVNLRVS; this comes from the coding sequence ATGTCTACCGAAACCGGTACCGTGAAGTGGTTCAATGACCAGAAGGGCTATGGATTCATCCAGCCCGACAACGGTGGCAAGGACGTGTTCGTGCATATCAGCGCCGTGCAGCGCTCCGGCCTGCAGGGCCTGCGCGATGGTGAGAAGATCTCGTTCGAGCTGCAGACCGACCAGCGCTCCGGCAAGACCGCCGCTGTCAATCTGCGCGTTTCCTGA
- a CDS encoding GFA family protein, whose protein sequence is MSDTATVTAAPAEAAAKPAETGKQTYTGSCHCGAVRYEAEAEISGVVACNCSFCQKKGTLLAFTDEEDFRLTEGADRIAEYRFNKHVIGHVFCTTCGVEPFARGMRPDGVHMVALNVRCLDGVEPDSFPVRHFDGRSR, encoded by the coding sequence ATGAGCGATACCGCCACCGTCACCGCCGCCCCGGCCGAAGCCGCAGCCAAGCCGGCCGAAACCGGCAAGCAGACCTACACCGGTTCCTGCCATTGCGGCGCCGTGCGTTATGAGGCGGAAGCCGAGATCAGCGGCGTCGTCGCCTGCAACTGCTCCTTCTGTCAGAAAAAGGGCACGCTGCTCGCCTTCACCGACGAGGAGGATTTCCGGCTTACCGAGGGCGCCGACCGAATCGCCGAATACCGTTTCAACAAGCACGTCATCGGCCACGTGTTCTGCACCACCTGCGGCGTCGAGCCGTTCGCCCGGGGCATGCGCCCCGATGGCGTGCACATGGTGGCGCTCAATGTGCGCTGCCTCGACGGTGTCGAGCCGGACAGCTTCCCGGTGCGCCATTTCGACGGCCGCAGCCGCTGA
- a CDS encoding type II toxin-antitoxin system HigB family toxin yields MQIIARRTLRQFWDRHPPSEGPLKAWFAATSRADWSSPSDVKRQFGTTVDFVGDNRVIFDIGGNKYRLIVHVSYEFKRVLVKFIGAHADYDRIKPETV; encoded by the coding sequence ATGCAGATCATCGCGCGGCGGACGCTCAGGCAATTCTGGGACAGGCATCCGCCGTCCGAGGGTCCATTGAAGGCATGGTTTGCTGCAACGTCGCGAGCCGATTGGAGCAGTCCGTCGGACGTCAAACGCCAATTCGGGACGACTGTTGATTTCGTCGGCGACAATCGCGTCATCTTCGACATCGGTGGCAACAAGTATCGCTTGATCGTTCATGTCTCTTACGAATTCAAACGAGTGCTGGTGAAGTTCATCGGCGCTCATGCGGACTATGACCGCATCAAGCCGGAGACCGTGTGA
- a CDS encoding helix-turn-helix domain-containing protein, whose amino-acid sequence MKHIRPLHTEAEYDDALAEIALAFDNEPTPGTPAADRFDLLALVIEDYERRHWPIDLPDALDAIRYRMETGGYSQADLGRLLGSRQRASDILNGKRPLTLTMIRKLHAEWGIPAEALIGTEATRAA is encoded by the coding sequence ATGAAACACATCCGCCCGCTCCATACCGAGGCCGAGTACGACGACGCCCTGGCGGAGATCGCGCTCGCCTTCGACAACGAGCCGACGCCCGGCACGCCGGCTGCCGACCGGTTCGATCTCCTCGCTCTCGTCATCGAGGATTATGAGCGCCGCCATTGGCCGATCGACCTGCCAGATGCTCTCGACGCCATCCGCTACCGAATGGAAACCGGCGGCTACAGCCAGGCCGATCTCGGCCGCCTGCTCGGCTCACGCCAGCGCGCCTCGGACATATTGAACGGCAAGCGGCCGCTTACCCTTACCATGATCCGCAAGCTGCACGCGGAGTGGGGAATTCCGGCGGAAGCGCTCATCGGTACCGAGGCGACGCGGGCCGCATAA
- a CDS encoding NADH:ubiquinone oxidoreductase subunit NDUFA12, translating into MSTFITEVFTWWNGQTMGTRLHTWRFGERVGEDEFGNVYYRTKGGKIDPALGFERRWVIFNGVAEATSIPPGWHAWMHQRTDVPPSQEEYKAHPWELPHRANPTGTPGAYRPPGSTLGYGHRPAVTGDYKAWSPD; encoded by the coding sequence CTGTCCACCTTCATCACCGAAGTCTTCACCTGGTGGAACGGCCAGACCATGGGCACGCGCCTCCACACCTGGCGCTTCGGCGAACGGGTCGGCGAGGACGAGTTCGGCAACGTCTATTACCGCACCAAAGGCGGCAAGATCGACCCGGCGCTCGGCTTTGAGCGGCGCTGGGTGATCTTCAACGGCGTCGCCGAGGCGACCTCCATACCGCCGGGCTGGCACGCCTGGATGCATCAGCGCACCGACGTGCCGCCGAGCCAGGAAGAGTACAAGGCGCACCCGTGGGAGCTGCCGCACCGCGCCAACCCCACCGGCACCCCCGGCGCCTATCGCCCGCCGGGCTCGACGCTGGGCTATGGCCATCGTCCCGCGGTGACCGGCGACTACAAGGCCTGGTCGCCGGATTGA
- a CDS encoding glycine zipper domain-containing protein has translation MFARLSLAALLVAGAVASSNTAASANDTAAGALIGGATGAIIGGAVTGRAGGAVAGAVIGGVTGAAIGNQSDRRRGRNSYYYWSGGRCMYHYPNGRVVRVDRGNCY, from the coding sequence ATGTTCGCTCGTCTTTCTCTTGCGGCGCTGCTCGTCGCCGGTGCCGTCGCCAGCTCCAACACTGCGGCGTCCGCCAATGACACCGCGGCCGGCGCGCTGATCGGCGGCGCCACCGGCGCCATCATCGGCGGTGCCGTCACCGGTCGCGCCGGCGGCGCGGTGGCAGGCGCGGTGATCGGCGGCGTGACCGGTGCCGCCATCGGCAATCAAAGCGACCGTCGCCGCGGCCGCAACTCCTATTACTACTGGTCCGGTGGGCGCTGCATGTACCACTACCCGAACGGCCGGGTCGTGCGCGTCGACCGCGGCAACTGCTATTGA
- a CDS encoding glycine zipper domain-containing protein, which translates to MFRTSLLAAVIAVGALLAAPASAQNNTTRGAVIGGATGAVIGGVATGRAGGAVAGAVIGGVAGGAIGASQDRRNRRSYHFWRGGRCYFRASNGRITRVSNNRCR; encoded by the coding sequence ATGTTTCGCACTTCCCTTCTTGCGGCCGTGATCGCCGTTGGCGCTCTGCTCGCTGCGCCGGCCTCGGCGCAGAACAACACCACGCGTGGCGCCGTGATCGGCGGCGCCACCGGTGCCGTCATTGGCGGGGTGGCGACCGGCCGGGCCGGCGGTGCCGTCGCCGGCGCGGTGATCGGCGGCGTGGCCGGCGGCGCCATCGGCGCCAGCCAGGATCGCCGGAACCGGCGCTCCTATCATTTCTGGCGCGGCGGGCGCTGCTATTTCCGCGCCTCGAACGGGCGTATCACCCGCGTCAGCAATAATCGCTGCCGTTAA